Proteins from one Malania oleifera isolate guangnan ecotype guangnan chromosome 4, ASM2987363v1, whole genome shotgun sequence genomic window:
- the LOC131153676 gene encoding vegetative cell wall protein gp1-like, whose translation MVSRCLLLTFTQSSSSRVLPSLCVSALLLFLSVSPSSSRRLHSTTRGHHNLLHSFASATHSQPPQLPSAPADPPTPKLPAYPADQQPASHTAANSKTASPSIPATPDRHDPLPRQQQQQPRQQPPLLAFSQPPSVTPTATHPPTGFVSVMSKF comes from the exons atgGTCTCCCGCTGCCTCTTGCTCACGTTCACCCAGTCATCATCCTCACGCGTTCTCCCTTCTCTCTGTGTCTCAGCCCTTTTGCTCTTCCTCTCTGTTTCCCCATCTTCCAGTCGAAGACTCCACAGCACCACCCGAGGCCACCATAACTTGCTCCACTCCTTTGCTTCGGCCACACACAGCCAGCCGCCGCAGCTCCCCTCTGCTCCGGCAGACCCTCCAACTCCCAAGCTTCCAGCATATCCAGCAGATCAACAACCCGCGAGCCACACAGCAGCAAACAGCAAGACGGCCAGCCCTTCCATCCCTGCAACACCAGATCGCCACGACCCCCTGCCcaggcagcagcagcagcagccgaGGCAGCAACCACCACTGCTAGCCTTCTCCCAGCCTCCCTCCGTTACGCCCACTGCCACACACCCACCCACG GGTTTTGTTAGTGTTATgtcaaagttttga